From the genome of Chionomys nivalis chromosome 9, mChiNiv1.1, whole genome shotgun sequence:
ctacttcctgctgattggaggcgctgttaatcagatctttcatggggtgtcctgtgtggtaggtccatctcagccagcagtcctgaagctgtcatggatgttggaccatctggcTATGGCTTCAGTGGGTCTtgttgatcaaaccatattagctggtaaggaatccacagctttttatcctctgtggaaacaaaagcagaacctcttttccaaagcaacatatccttagacccaaattttaaagtcaagatacctttaaaatatatttattggtttagcttagcagcccatataatgaaatgcacctctgtacttagctcattcacagtcaaaaaaatttaaagaaaacacaataaaatacataatccagactctctgtgtatgttccatcttttttttttaaatatttattatggatacaatattctgtttacatatatgcctgcaggctagaagaggacaccagacctcattacagatggttgtgagccaccatgtggttgctgggaatcgaactcgggtcctttggaagaacacacaatgctcttaaccgctgagccatctctccagctctgtatgttccatctttatgtggcttatttttctttacttttttaataatgactgtctgtactctatctctttaaagactttgtttagttttttaaaactattacTTTTTATAGCTATCTATACtcttattcttctctctctcaagcctacgtatatttttttaaacatactgtgatccattcagaggtttatttctatctgaatctgtctttattgcatatctgaaatcattttctgaccaggagcattttttttaatgctaagcaggcatagCTAGGACCAGTTCTGCggccctgcctgttggctccatcCAGTCCAACATGACCGAGGCAtgctcactgcctctgagagccatgcatacAGCCTCAACTCCAGGGACACAGCGGGTCTATGTCACcgttaagcaatttgtaacacctGCTcccagaccccatttaagtgctcagcctcctgaaagagccagagctgttcctgcAACTAACACGAGCTAGGAacccttctgaaaaaaaaaatacagctacaAGAAGTTGTGTCTAGAATGTCTTCCAAgctctcagggtttttttttgtttgtttgtttgtttgtttttgtttttcgagacaggatttctctgtggctttggagcctgtcctagaactagctctgtagaccaggctggtctcgaactcacagagattcacctgcctctgcctcccgagtgctgggattaaaggcatgcgccaccattgcccagctccaagttctcaggttttatgtggctgtagttgccccacgttgggtgccattttgtaagtggggactgctcattcatttcccgactgcccagacccaaaataatcacatagaaattatattaattaaaacattgcttggcctattagcttgggcttcttattagctaactctttttttgtttgtttgtttgtttttcaagacagggtttctctgtggctttggagcctgtcctggaactagctcttgtagaccaggctggtctcgaactcacagagatctgcctgcctctgcctcccgagtgctgggattaaaggcatgcgccaccatcgcccggctagctaactcttaaattaacccatttctattaatctgtgtattaccacaaggccATGGCTTGCTgagtaaagttccagcatctgtctccttcagcagctacatggagtctctttgactcctcctactttctctctatatctctgttcagatttcccacctggctttattctgccctgccatagtcccaaagcagattctttattaaccaatgataataaaacatattcacagcatacagaagggaatcccacatcaagttttTTTGAGTTAAGGGGggtggttttgttctgttttttgttttggttttttgttttggttttgctttttagcAGATATGGGTCTGCAATGAGCCAAAATGATGCTCAGGCAGGGGGAACAGAGCCCTGAACACCTGATGAGACTGCTGCCACCTGTGCTTCCTTAGTAGGGGAGGCTCTTGGGGCCTGAGCATGCTGGCTCTGATGGTGAAGTGCTGCCTGGGGTCCTCGGGCTCCTCTGCAGCCTGTCTGGCAGGTGGCGCCTGCGCCCTCCCCAAGCTGCATAGACCGTTATTCACTCTCCTCGGATCCCAATGGGGACAGAATCTCAGCCACAGGGAGTGGCTCTGCCTCggcctctccccatctcccacgTCACCAAGTAAGGAAGCCTGTCACATACCAGAAGTCGGGTTCCAGGTACTGACCGGAGAGCAATGGTGGACTCCCTTGACAACAGGTTTGCTAAGGGTAGTTCTGAGCTAGTTAGGTCAGCAGAACTGATAGATGGGTAGGCAAGCTCTCTCAGCAACCTGTCTCTCACTCCTGACCCCTCTTCTTCCCAGGTCACATGGAAAGGGCTCAGACTGTTGCCGTGCCACCGTGGACATGGAGCTAGGTAGACACTGTCCTGTATAAATAGGCAACATGAGGCGCCGAGCTTGGGTCTGCCACAACTTGGACTTAATCAGTTGTCTGGGCAGTGTCGGCTGAGGCAACAGAGACTCCAGGTTCTTcggggtttttgtttgtctgcttttaGCTGTTTTCAAGTTGAGGTGCCAGGTGTATGTGAACAGTACATGGAAACTGTGTGTGCGACTCcccatgtgtatgtttgtggacATATGCTATACATGGCCACAATTTACTCCACAGAACAGCCCCTCCATGGCCATCTCCTGACCAAGACACCTTTTGTTACATAGAGAGTCATGTCTGAGCGTCGTACACACAGACATCCCACAGTGCCCTTCTGCTGACCAGCACAACTGTTACTCCCAGTGGGGTCAGTTCAGGGCATACTGTGGGGTGTTTATTGAGCACAGGCTCCACCCTAGGAGAAGCTGGCCCACTGCAGAGTAGCTGAGCTGTGGACATGGGCCTCTGCTTCGCTCATGCCAGCTGTTTATTGCAGATAAGTTAAATGgctctgtacctcagtttccctacctgAAACTAAGTAAACATAGTGCCTCCCTGGTACAGGTCAGAGGATAGGATTTACAAATAACATTCTTATGAGGGAGGAGAAAGCCACAGGGAGCAAGATGTTGGACCAACTGGGAACATTTCACAAGCTCCTGAGGGAGCACGCCATTCCTAGAGAGAGCGGAAAGTGTCAAGAAGAGCAAGCTCGGCAGCTGAGGACAGATCTGTGCAGTCtccctcacctgcctctgcagacTTGCAGATGAGATCCCAGGGCCACCATCAGCCAGCTGGCCCTGCCTGGATAATTACCTCAGGGAACGCCACTCCTGACAGGTGTGTCCCTAAGGGCCTCAGAACACAGACTGCTCCACCTCAGGCTAGCtacttctctctgctctggacctgTGCATCCAGCCCTTGACTAGTCCTCTCTAGGCAGATTCTGTCCCCCAAACATGCTGCACACTGTCAGCGCTCATGGCACCTTCCTAGCCAGTAAGGTTGTCTGAGCCTGGCATTCTGGCCGGGCCTAATCCCTCCTGTTGTAGGCCCCTCGCCTTTCCCTCTGACCCGTACACTCACCTGCTCACCCTCCTCCAGCGTCTCCCTGGGCTGGTAGCTGCAGGGTCCTCCCAAGGCGGCACCAAGTGCTTTGTACAGTTCACCTCTGTTTTCAGTTCTGGTTGGTTTTCTGCAGGCTCCTGGTGGCTCCTGGTGGCTTTTGTCATTTAATAGATGTAGGTGATTATGTAAGTAAGAAGGGAGAACTACGGACTTGGATCACTGTGACAGTCTGGGGCCTACCAGGACCTGGACTGAATCATACTatttgtgtgaccttgggcaatgGCTTCTCTGTGCCACCAATGCTTGAGTGTGAGTGTCACAGCCTCTGAAGTTCTGGTGTGAGGTGGTGGCTGTGTCTCCTGCTTCTGAGACAAGCACAGACAAGGGCATGATTTGGAGATCTGCATGGACCTACCTGGCAGGCAGGTATCTGACCATGCCACtgtgtaacgacgtaaatgaatacagacagattataaaaatatatacagctttaatgaggaaatagacttacaggatcACAGGTtcccagcggagaacaggaaagcagagaaaagggctgctgggatcactcctggcagatttatcagtaaacattagcccgaggcgaacacgcccccaatgggtggggcttatccctacaccactgtagtgatgtttcatttgtattttaataactaaagcttgcctgaagatcagagggtaaaacagccccactggtcagccttacagaccaggcagtggtggcacacaccattaatcccagtagccacactagttccCGTAGAAACtaggtagtgcatgcctttaatcccagccttagagagaattaataaaacaggaggagacagctctcactctcAGTCTGAGATCCCAgcaggcaggattgccatttcggactgaggccgaggtaagagccagtgactggctgcctTACTCTTCGGGTCttaaggttgaaccccagtttctctctctgagtttttattagtcatgctacaTGCCACATCTCATGTAAACCAGCTGTCCTGCTAGAAGGGGACCTCAGTTAATAATGCTGCAGTATGGGCCTGGGGTTCACCAGATACAGCTCTCCACCATTCATGCTTAGTAAATGGCTGCTGCCAGAATGTCTGGCATGATCAAGGACCTGTGTGCAGTTAGCACACGGCTCCTGGGTGCAGTAAGTCCTGGGTGCAGTAAGCGCACGGCTCCTGGGTGCAGCTTTCTTCACAGGTGACATCCAGAGCCCTTCCAAAGCCCTTACAGACAGTAGGCTGATaaagtgtgtgtgcttgtccccacagaggtcagaacagAGTGTTGTTAGACTGGAGTCACAGgtactgaatctgggtcctctgggagagcatccGGGGTTCTcaaccactaggccatctcttcagccccaaacaagactttgtttttgtttttcaagacagggtttctttcaaGCAACAGACTTTTATTTCTCACATTCTGGAAGCCAGGAGCCCAAGAAGGTGTGGCCGGCTCCCTCTGGGGCCTCGCCTTTGGCCTCACAGACTTTGTCCTCCCTTGTCACCACATGgtcctccctctgtgtgtgtgtgtgtgtgccctaaTCTTAAGGATGCCATTCACACTGGGTTAGAGGGGACTTAATTCCTCCAGCATCCCAGGATGAAGGGCCTGTTATGGGGCGTGCTCAGATCTGCAGGTGCCTAGAAGCTCTTACTCTTAGAAGTTTCTGGTAACAAGCTGAAGCTCAGCCTGTGTGGTAGCAGCAGCTTCCCCGTATGACCCTTCTTTTCCACATCCCCATGCCTAATGCGCAGGTTTTGTTGTCTCTACACGTAGGCATTTTTGAGCTGCAAGTGCCTTGGAACATTTGACTGACCAGGTTACATCAGGTGCTCTTGACTGGATTTCCAAATCCAGTAGCAGACTCACTGATCAGGGAACTTGGGCATAATTGCATCACACAAACTCACAAGTCAGAAACCTCCGGTGTTGTGAAAGAGCCCCCACCCGTAGCCCTGGAAGGACGGACAGGCAGCCTTACAGCCACAGCCCTTAAGGAAACTGTAGACAGGTTCTGGTCTTGAGTCATTTGTTGGCATTCCTGCCCGGGTTTCCTGTCTCTGGCTCAAGCCAGCATGGGCTTTCCTCTTCAGGTTCCTAGATGGCCTTGGATGTCAGACTTACCTCATTTCTGTGTCTTTGGTATGCCTTTGTCTGTTGGCCTCCAACACCACTGGAAGCTTCTCAACTATGAAGTAGTCACTTTGTGCCCATCAGGTGAGGTGAATTTGGAGCAAAGTGAAGTACAAGGACACCAGGCATGGTGTGTGCATAGCAGCAGTTAGTACAGGACACCAGACATGGTGTACATAGCAATAGTTAGTACAGGACACCAGGCATGGTGTGTGCATAGCAGCAGTTAGTACAGGACACCAGACATGGTGTGCATAGCAATAGTTAGTACAGGACACCAGACATGGTGTGTGCATAGCAGCAGTTAGTATAGGACATCAGACATGGTGTCCATAGCAGCAGTTAGTACAGGACACCAGACATGGTGTGCATAGCAATAGTTAGTACAGGACACCAGACATGGTGTACATAGCAATAGTTAGTACAGGACACCAGGCATGGTGTGTGCATAGCAGCAGTTAGTACAGGACACCAGACATGGTGTGTGCATAGCAGCAGTTAGTATAGGACACCAGACATGGTGTGTGCATAGCAGCAGTTAGTACAGGACACCAGACATGGTGTGTGCATAGCAGCAGTTAGTACAGGACACCAGACATGGTGTGTGCATAGCAGCAGTTAGTACAGGACACCAGACATGGTGTGTGCATAGCAGCAGTTAGTACAGGACACCAGACATGGTGTGTGCATAGCAGCAGTTAGTACAGGACACCAGACATGGTGTGTGCATAGCAGCAGTTAGTACAGGACACCAGACATGGTGTCCATAGCAGCAGTTAGTACAGGACACCAGACATGGTGTGCATAGCAATAGTTAGTACAGGACACCAGACATGGTGTGTGCATAGCAGCAGTAGTACAGCTGCAGCCTTTAGCTGCCACCACCATTGACACCGCCCCTCCAGTATCACTGCCATCCCAAGCTGTAAGTCCACCGCCCTCAGCATCTCTACCACCACCATCCTCAGCATCCCCTGCAATACCCTCTCCAGCATCACTGCTCTGAGTGGGTGGTTTTCTTAGTTGTGCTGTGTGTCAGTCCTTGATGTCACAGCTGTACTCTCAGAGTATTCTGCGTTCAGAGCATGCACACCCGTGGACCCTGGtacagggaagagagaaaagcattACTGTCTACGCCTTGGTAGCTTTGTGTCCTAGAGAGCCATTTGGTTGCTTTGAGCTTGCCCGAAAGGACCACACAGCTTGTGCAGGGGCTTACCAAGTCAGCAGTGCTAGGTGTGAGGGGGGCTGCCCACAGGCACAAAATGCCTGGACAGTTGCTGAGGTCCAGGCAGGAGGGGGTGGCTCATGTGTGTATCCTCAGCTTCTGTTGGGAAGCTTCAACTATGTGTCCTGGCAAATTCCTTGGCCATATTTCTACATTCAAGACTCTGTTAGTACATTTGACACATACCGCTAATCCTTAATGACCCGGGCGTCCTGCATCACGGTGACATGAGTCAGGCACATGACGTGTAAGATGGGTGATGCCAGGGACTGAAgtcagctcagtgggagagcaacTTGCCTACCATGCAGCAGACTCAAGATCCTCCATGCCACATgcagtgtgcatacacacacatgcatggacttGCCCATAGATGCTATGGCAAGAAGTGACCAAATCATAACATCTTTGTGACCCTGTGTCACAATGATTCATGCCCAGACAATAATCCTGGTGTcttgtagggcagggaatttggactgctcttcagtatcgagagggagggggaatggactggggggaggagaagaggagtggggatgggggaggggagtggggggagggggcaatatgtgggaggagggggagggaaatgggaaacggggagcagttggaaattttaattaaaaaagaataaaaaaaaaaccaaaaaaaaaataataatcctagTGTCTGACAGGAGGTTATGGTGTTTAGGTGAATGGCTTTTGaaggagttgcttttctctgtaatcccAACAGGCAGCAGTGGAGGCTGGggaattaggagttcaaggtcattacTAGCTACCTATTGAGTTTGTAGCCAGTCTAGGCCacatgaaaccttgtctttatatgggggttttgttttttgtttttttcgagacagggtttctctgtgtactggttgtcctggaactagctcttgtagactaggctcgcctcgaactcgcagagatctgccatctgcctctgcctcccaagtgctggggttaaagacgttTGCCACCACCTACCTGGCAAAAccatatctttaaaattaaacagatagctgggcggtggtggcgcacgcctttaatcccagcacgcaataggcagaggcaggcagatctctgtgagttcgaggccagcctggtctacaagagctagttccaggagaggcaccaaaagctacagagaaactctgtctcgaagaaaaaaaattaataacaaataacagataataacaaaacaaagagaaaaggtttcataagaccaggttggcctcaaacttgtcatCCTCCATACTACCACGCCAATTATTCCTTACTGTTTTCTTCATGAACACGTATCACTTGTCTGATAATaggagaataaaaatgaaaatacagccCCCTTGGGTCTGGATACAAATCTCTCATTCTCCAAAGGCTGTGGCAGGGAGCCATGGTGTTTGGCCCAGCCCCTGCCTCAGCTTGAGGTTCCTTAAGTCTCTGTCCTCTTGGGGTCCTGGTACAGACTTCCCAATGGCAGAGGCCTCAGAACAGGCTTCACCTCAGAACCACAGGCCATAGCTTCCCTTCCTACGCTGTGACCTTGGCCTCCAGAAGCCTACCCTTGTAGCTTTGCTGTGACTTTGACTGATTATGtcctatgatgtgggattcctctctctatgctgtgaatgccattgtttaataaagaaactatcttgagCCTATAGCTGAACAGgacagaacttagttaggcaactaaactgaatgctgggagaaggaagggcagagtcagagaagccatggtgcTGCCACTaaagacagacgtgctgaaactgtgctggtaggccacgacttcgtggtgatgcacagattaatggagataggttaaattaggatgtaagagttagccaataagaagctagagctaatgggccaagcagtgatttaattaatacagtttctgtgtgattatttcaggtctaagctaactgggtggccaggaaccaacaaacagaATTTCCTCCAACAGTCCTATAAGACCATAATCATTAGACCATGGGACTAAGTACCTGACTCACGTGGTCTTGGCATAAGAGTGTGAGTCTGTGGGGTCTCGTTCCTCAGCCTGAGGAAGCCCTGTTCTGGCACACAGTGCTGGAAAACTGCCTCAGCTGGGGGGACCACAGGAGCCAGCCTGTCCCAGATCAGTGTTCCCAGGGCAGTGGTATCACCTTCACTAGTGACCATTACCAGCCGGCCTTCCTGAGGGGCAACATGAAGCTAGAACCCAAAGTCCAGGAGGAAATTCTTAGTTGCAGATTTGGACAAGGTTGTTCTAGACCCCAGAGCAGCTACTTTGAGGGAAGGGTGTGTGTCTGAATTGAATAGCACCACCAGCCTAAACAGAGGCTTACACTGTGCTCCTGGCGTGGGAACAACCCCAAAGAGTTCACTCTTCTGTGCCCTCTGAGAGACGGAGCCTGTTGAACTACCGTGCACCAGATGCTTCCTCATAGGGGAGGTTGCAACCTTGTGGCAGGGACAGgactccccctacccccactgcACTGCAGTCTTGGTTCACAGGTTCTTAAAACCTGCCAGTTTCACCGCAGCCCTGCCCTGCATACTCCCACACTAGTTCAGTCTGTTCAGTTCCTGGAGTTTGGCCCTGGCCCTTCTGAGGTCAGGGAGTCTGTGGCCCTGGCCCTTCTGAGGTCAGGGAGTCTGTGGCCCTGGCCCTTCTGAGGTCAGGGAGTCTGTGGCCCTGGCCCTTCTGAGGTCATGGAGTCTGAGGCCCTGGCCCTTCTGAGGTCATGGAGTCTGAGGCCCTGGCCCTTCTGAGGTCATGGAGTTTGAGGTCCTGGCCCTTATGAGGTCATGGAGTCTGAGGTCCTGGCCCTTatgaggtcatggtgtcttccCTACAGGAGGCGAGTCACGTCTCAGCGCTGCTCCCTCGAGTTTCTGGAAGATGCAGTGGGATGTGCCTCGGTTCAGAGGTATACCCCCACCTGCCCCTACTTCAAGGCCCAGAGTTGCAACTGCCTCTGACCCCTGAGCCCACAAGGAGGGCAAGAACGACCTGctttttactttacagaagcaaGCATGCGTCTGGGTCACCAAGACACAAAGGCCTGAAGAAAACACACTTCATCAAGAACATGAGACAGTACGACACGAAGAACAGCAGGTGGGACGTGCGGGCCTGGGGCCGCCACGGGCTCCTACCCTGCAGGTCCAGCCGTGTGCGTGTGAGATCCGGTCCTGCCCGTGTTGGTAGCCCCACCTTCGTTCATGGACTCCTGCGTCATCGTCCATGCCAGTCTCCTGACCCTTTAGAATTGGGCACTAACGTTCCTCTGTGTTAGCTGAACACTGGCTAGCATGGCCAGGCCAGCAAGCCACCCCTCTGCAATCCCATGGGAGAGCCTCCAGCTGAGCTTGAGTCTTTGGGAAAAGAGAACTAGGAAGGCAAAAGTGGGTCCCACCCCAGATGTGCCCAGGATAAAAGGTGTGGTCatattggggggaggggacatACACAGGATAAGGCATGGTTATACTCGGGAGCACATAGGAAGCAGTCACACTGAGGACACACACAAGAGATACAGTATATTGGGGGACATGTGGGAACTCCCCAGAACAGTGCTAGGCTGGGCCCTGGGCAGCTGCATCTGTCTGCAGTGGGGCAGGGGCAGCGCTTTGGGTCTGTCCCTTGGCACTGCACTGCCTTTCACGCTGACCTGCTCTGGGAACCCCCTTCCCTCTGTAGGTCACCCTGGTGAGGCTCTCCAGGGAATGTTGCTGCAGGACCTACCCAGGGTGGCTCCCTGCAAATCCTGAGCACCCAGGGCCTCGGGTCCTGAGCCCCCTGGACGGCTGGGCTCTGTATTATTAGGTCTGGGTGATCTCTGGTGGCATCAGAGATGCCTTGTCTGAACCACTGAGGCTAATGCTGATGAACTTGGGCCTCACCTTCCTGTACCCTATCTTTGTGCAAATGAGGCCTGCCCTTTCATGGAGGATCTGTGCTCCCAGGAAACATGAAGTCTGTGGCTCTGTGGTTGCAGGGTCAGGGGAGATCTACCCAGCAGCACTGTACCTGGGAACAGGAAGTTGCTTACTTACTAAGCAACTCTAGAGGATCAGGCCCAAGTGCTAAGATGCCAGGCTTGGCTTCCTGAATCCCAGTACCCTCGGTGGCTCTGGCAGTTTCCTGTCACCCAAATGTAAGCAGGACAGAACTGCTGACCCGCTCTGACCTGCACCTCCCACAGGATTGTGCTCATCTGTGCCAAGCGGTCCCTGTGTGCAGCCTTTTCAGTCCTGCCCTATGGAGAGGGCCTGCGGATCAGGTAAGAGCCACGCTGTGTACACTGGTGAGCCCTGGTCCTGCTGGGTCCTTAAGACTCATGGGGCGTCAGTGCGCCATCTTCTACCACAGCCCAGGAACTTGCAGTTCAGGTTCTTATTCCCCAGGGGCCATAGGTTCTGGTGAAACTTTATGTAGGTTGGCTGAGATGTTCCTGTCCCTCCTTCAGATATGCTCCTAAAACCTTGTATCCAGCCTAGGCAGTTGTGTCCTGAGTGTAATTCAGGAAAGAGGTAACAGGTGCTGGGGCGGGGCGGTGTGTGCGTGCGACCTCACAGAACAGCAGTAGGCGCACagggcggtgtgtgtgtgtgtccccacagAACAGTAAGCAggcagggatgtgtgtgtgtgtgtgacgccCACAGAACAGCAGTAGGCGGGcaagggcagtgtgtgtgtgtgtgtgtgtgtccccacagAACAGTAAGCAggcagggatgtgtgtgtgtccccacagAAGCAGTAGGCACAGAGAAGCCCCCTGTCCAGAGTGGGAGGTAGCTAGTTCTCAGGATCCCAGGCTGGCTGCTGGACTGTGTGGCTGCAAATAAAGGGTTAGACGCACCCAGGGAAGCAGACCTGAGCCTAAGTACAGGTGAGTGTTCAGGGATGTTCCAGAGTCGGGGCTCCTTAGACCTCCACCTGGGGCAGGAGTGAGATACAGACTGCTTTCAGCTAAACCGTCACACACCTCCGAGGTCCGGCCCATCTACTTGTGCTCCTGTGTGGGTGGATGAGCAGATGAGGCTGCCACATGGACCCCTCTCCTAATCATTACAGTGACCTGAGGGTGGacagccagaagcagaggcacCCATCCGGCGGCGTTTCTGTTTCTTCCGAGATGGTCTTTGAGTTGGAAGGCGTTGAACTGGGAGCGGATGGAAAGGCAAGAGCCCTGTGGCCAGCCAGTGGCCAGCAGAGTTAGGCAGACAGGTGCCTCACACACTAATCTAAGACACGGTATTGGGAACAAGCCACACATCCTGTTATACCTATCACTAGCTGGCCCATGCCACCCCAAGAAAGGGCCTAAGTGTTCACCATATATGACCAGTGCCAGCTGTAGGTGACCCAACTGTCTCCCCCTGGGCCCTCCACACCTAGCCCTGCTTCTTGACCATTAGGCCAAGGCCAAGAGTCTTCCAAAATAGGGAGACTTGCACAGCTGCAGACCCAGATGAGGGATGGAAGCTGGTATTCAGAGCAGCTGCTCCAGTTGGTAGCGGCATGGCCCCAGGCTTCTTGCTGGTGGAGGGAAGCAGAGCTTGGTTGCATGTTGTGGCCTGGGAAGCAGGACTGAGCTCCAGTGTGATTACTTTTCCAGGTCGTGTCTTATGCAAAGTTCCTGTACCCTACTAATGCCCTGGTTACACACAAGAATGACAGCCATGGCTTGCTGCCCCAACCTCGGCCCAGCATTCCCCGGGCTCCACCAGGTTCAAGACACAAGCCTGTGCCTACCAAGTCAACACCAGCTGGCACAGAACTAGGTAGTCTAGGTGCCTTCACCTCGGCACAGGGAGGCAGCCGCACTGACTGGGCTAGGGTTGGTAATGGGGCAGACAGCAAAATAAGCCACACCCGCACTGAGGCTTCTCAGAGGACGAGGACTCCAGATATTGTGGCCCTGGCTCTGCAGAGGAATGCATCGGTGTGGGAGGGGCGCTGTCCAGATGTTGCTTCTTGTGCCCAAGCCCTGACCCTTGACCCAAACGTGACACCTCTTCCTTGGGTGTCGGGGAGAGGGGCAGCATGGGTTCTAATCAGGATGCTGAGGGTCAACAGCTGCCTCTGCTTACAGGAAACGATGGCGGAGATGCAGTGGAATACAACCCCAACCTCCTGGATGACCCACAGTGGCCGTGTGGGAAGCACAAGCGGGTACTTATCTTTGCTTCATACATGGTGAGTGCCATAGCCCTAGCATTGTTTACAGTTCAGGGAATAAACTGTTGAGTGGGCACCTCCACACCCAGAAGCCCAGAACAGCCATTACAGGGCACCGTGTCCCCATCCAGCACCAGCAGGTAGGGCCATAGACAAAGACAGTGTGCCAAAGCAGGGTAGCCAGCCATGTTGGACAGTCTTCTGGGGTCAGTTCTGGATGCCTGGGCCTGTACCTACAAAGGACAAGCTGAGCCATTTTATCCTCAGAAATGCAGGTACCTCCTGAAGTCCCACATACTCATGTCTAGGCCACAaggctccacctgcctctacctctgttACAGACCACGGTTATAGAGTATGTGAAGCCTGCAGACCTCAAAAAGGACATGAATGAGACCTTCAGGGAGAAGTTCCCTCATATCAAACTGACACTGAGCAAAATTAGGAGGTAAGGAGGAGCCAGGCAGATGCCCCTACCCAGCCACATAACCTGGCCCTGGGCTTTCTCCTTGG
Proteins encoded in this window:
- the Cables2 gene encoding CDK5 and ABL1 enzyme substrate 2, yielding MAAAAAGGAPGPAPGSARPAPAARNPPSVPRRRGDSRRRQAALFFLNNISLDGRPPSLGPGGEKPPPPPPLPTEARELPAPPPAPPGGLPGLPARPAPQGLLSPTTVPAGLSLDGQRQRRRVTSQRCSLEFLEDAVGCASVQRSKHASGSPRHKGLKKTHFIKNMRQYDTKNSRIVLICAKRSLCAAFSVLPYGEGLRISDLRVDSQKQRHPSGGVSVSSEMVFELEGVELGADGKVVSYAKFLYPTNALVTHKNDSHGLLPQPRPSIPRAPPGSRHKPVPTKSTPAGTELGNDGGDAVEYNPNLLDDPQWPCGKHKRVLIFASYMTTVIEYVKPADLKKDMNETFREKFPHIKLTLSKIRSLKREMRNLSEECSLEPVTVSMAYVYFEKLVLQGKLNKQNRKLCAGACVLLAAKISSDLRKSEVKQLIDKLEERFRFNRRDLIGFEFTVLVALELALYLPENQVLPHYRRLTQQF